TTTTTCATAAGAAAATATTACATCTAGTTTCGTGGAGGAGTGCCAACTGACGTTAGTTCTAAATTAGTATTAGACGTATAGGTATGTATATTCTGAATGTTTGTTGGCTGATTGAGTATGAGTTTAAATTCTAAGGATTAATAATGTCTAAAGAAGCTGCCGAACTTGACCAAATTTTTGACAAGGGTGACGAAAGTATCCTTGACTATGCCGATATGAGCACGTTGCACAAACCCAACAAAGACAAGGATGAGCAGAAGGCATTAAGCTTGCAGATCCCAGAATGGCTTGTTGAGGTTTTGGATTGTGAAGCAGCTCGTGTCGGCATCAGCCGTCAGGCCATTATCAAAGTCTGGCTCACTGAGAGTGCTGACCGTATGCGTGCAGTATGATTTTGCGGTTTGTCAATCGTGATTGCTCTATTGCAAAAGTTAAAAAGTATTTTTCAACTTCTTATAAAAATCGAGCAAGTTAAAAAATACTTTTCAACTTATGGTGGAAATGAGGTGAGTTGAAAAATACTTTTTAACTTGCTGGGGTACTGAAACCTTCAGCCGTGTTACTCAAACGGGTACTTGAGGCCCCAGATGTTGCGGATCTGGTCCATGAGCTTCATGATGCGCAGGGTGTCGGAGTGGGGCATCTCGGTACATTCGGTCTTGCCGTCGAGGATGGCGTTGGCGGCGCTCGCGACCTCGTACTCGTAGCCGGTGATCTGAGGTGGGACGTCGATGTGGCGCGTCACCTCGTGGTCGTTGTTGTAGACGTCGATGGCCTCCACGTTGTTGATGTTCTGGCAGAGGATATAGCCCTCGGTGCCCCAAATCGAGCCAAGGCGGTCTCCGGAGGCGAGCATCGAGCTTGCGGCGATCGCCATCACGCCGTCGTCGTAGTAGAGCGTGGTCGATTCCTGCGCATCTACTCCCGTCTCGTAAGGCACCATCGAGCTCTCGACGCGCGTGATCTTGCGGGAGCTGGTGTCGGCGCCGAGCGCCATATCGAGGAAGTTCAGCGGGTAGACGCCGACGTCCAGTAGCGCGCCACCGGCGAGGGCCGGGTCGATCATGCGCGGCTTGCGGTAGACGGGGTAGCAGAGGTTGGCGGAGGCGGACTTCACCTCGCCGATGGCGCCACTGGTAATGAGATCGTCAATCAGACCGCGTGAGGGCATGTAGCGAGTCCAGATCGCCTCGGTGCACAGCAGTCCGGTCTCGTCGGCGACCTTAAGCAGCGATTCGGCTTGCGCGGTGTTTGCGGTGAACGACTTCTCGACCAGGACGTTCTTGCCGGCCTTGAGGCACGCGATGCCCTGCTCGGCGTGAAGGCTGTGGGGCGTGGCGATATAGACAAGATCAACCTTGGGATCCGCGAGCAGCTCGTCGTAGGAACCGTATGAAACCGGGAATCCATACTGCGTGGCGAAGGCTGCGGCGCGCTCGCCGTTGCGCGAGGCCACGGCGTAAGGCGCCACCAAGTTCTGATAATTCGGGTCCTTGGCCATTCCCGTCAGCGTCTCCGCCATGGAATGCGCGATGCGCCCGGCGCCCAGAATCGCCACGTTGACCTTGCGTCCGCCACGTTGCGCCTCGGCGCGCCTGCCGTTCATCTCACTCATTGTTGCCTCCTTGCACGGTGTTGAAATTCTATATATCCAGTGTATGAAGAGGTGTACCGTGCGAGCTTGGAATTGTGTAAAACGCTTTCTTTGCGGGCGAGACTGTTTGCGATGTTGTATAGCCGCCTTGATTGCTGTTGGTTTCATTGTCGTTGATTGGTCGTGAAATGGGGGAGTGGCAGGACGAATGGTGGGTTGGGAAAACGACGGACGGATAACGTCGGATAACGCGGAAAACAAGGGGTCAGAAGCTCATCCGAGAAAATCTGAGACTGGGACTGGGACTGAGGAAAGTCCATCAAAGGCGAAGGGCTCGTCAAAACCTCGTAAAACACCGTCGCGTCGTTCGGCTTCGGTTTCAATTTCGGAATCGAAAGCGGAGTCGAAACCCCAAAAGA
This Bifidobacterium sp. ESL0790 DNA region includes the following protein-coding sequences:
- a CDS encoding antitoxin; translated protein: MSKEAAELDQIFDKGDESILDYADMSTLHKPNKDKDEQKALSLQIPEWLVEVLDCEAARVGISRQAIIKVWLTESADRMRAV
- a CDS encoding Gfo/Idh/MocA family oxidoreductase; amino-acid sequence: MSEMNGRRAEAQRGGRKVNVAILGAGRIAHSMAETLTGMAKDPNYQNLVAPYAVASRNGERAAAFATQYGFPVSYGSYDELLADPKVDLVYIATPHSLHAEQGIACLKAGKNVLVEKSFTANTAQAESLLKVADETGLLCTEAIWTRYMPSRGLIDDLITSGAIGEVKSASANLCYPVYRKPRMIDPALAGGALLDVGVYPLNFLDMALGADTSSRKITRVESSMVPYETGVDAQESTTLYYDDGVMAIAASSMLASGDRLGSIWGTEGYILCQNINNVEAIDVYNNDHEVTRHIDVPPQITGYEYEVASAANAILDGKTECTEMPHSDTLRIMKLMDQIRNIWGLKYPFE